The Castanea sativa cultivar Marrone di Chiusa Pesio chromosome 11, ASM4071231v1 genome contains a region encoding:
- the LOC142617560 gene encoding E3 ubiquitin-protein ligase PUB23-like: MDVPPDFLCPISMELMEDPVTIATGLSYERKNIEKWFFTYKKKTCPATMQSIKNFDLTPNHNLKRLILAWQNQNKASQSCSSSSSSSSPSVKHDEMLSLLKTIESSPFKVSSLKKLRSIIEIGDEIINTDFILSSGVEVLVQIIVQILYESHDFVTFSACEEALGVLQQLPLSEEERTFELLSKQESIKSMAIMLQRGSAEGRLYTITIFQKMSKSNYDWNFVIQDQGIDFFKSLLELVSDEICTKASSRALDVLIDILGGSKKSRLKAIEAGAVCVLIELLPDSNRSSKCEKVLVLLKLLCECAEGRQALVEHGMAIAAISKKMLHVSNTTTKIAVKILWRICSLHPTERVLEEMLVYGSVKKLLALLHIDGRSSTKDKVLKMFKLHGNLWKRYPCFPCEMKEYLALVDDSR, translated from the coding sequence ATGGATGTTCCTCCAGATTTCCTATGCCCCATTTCCATGGAGCTCATGGAAGACCCTGTCACCATAGCCACAGGCCTCAGCTATGAAAGAAAGAACATTGAGAAATGGTTCTTCACTTACAAGAAGAAGACCTGCCCGGCTACCATGCAAAGCATCAAGAATTTTGATCTCACTCCTAATCACAACCTCAAGAGGCTCATTCTTGCAtggcaaaatcaaaataaagctTCTCAATCTtgttcttcatcatcatcatcatcaagtcCTTCGGTCAAGCATGATGAAATGTTATCACTCCTCAAAACCATCGAGTCATCGCCATTCAAGGTAAGTTCCTTGAAGAAACTCCGATCAATTATTGAAATTGGTGATGAGATTATAAATACCGACTTTATTCTATCTAGTGGAGTCGAGGTACTAGTCCAAATAATTGTACAAATTCTTTATGAGAGCCATGATTTTGTTACATTTAGTGCTTGTGAGGAGGCCTTAGGAGTGTTGCAACAACTCCCTCTATCCGAGGAAGAAAGAACCTTTGAACTTTTATCCAAACAAGAGTCTATTAAGTCCATGGCAATCATGCTTCAAAGAGGCAGTGCTGAGGGCAGGCTATACACTATTACGATATTCCAAAAGATGTCAAAAAGTAATTATGATTGGAACTTTGTTATTCAAGATCAAGGTATAGATTTCTTCAAGTCATTGTTAGAGCTTGTTTCCGATGAGATATGCACCAAGGCAAGTTCTCGTGCCTTAGATGTTCTAATAGACATATTGGGAGGTTCAAAGAAAAGCCGGTTGAAAGCCATAGAAGCTGGCGCAGTTTGTGTCCTTATCGAGCTTCTTCCAGACTCGAATCGATCATCCAAATGTGAGAAAGTGTTGGTATTGTTAAAACTACTATGTGAATGTGCTGAAGGAAGGCAGGCCTTGGTTGAACATGGCATGGCCATAGCTGCAATCTCCAAGAAAATGTTGCATGTCTCCAACACCACCACAAAGATTGCGGTGAAGATTTTGTGGCGGATTTGTAGCTTGCACCCAACTGAGAGAGTTTTGGAGGAAATGTTGGTTTATGGATCCGTGAAGAAGCTTTTGGCATTGTTGCATATCGATGGCCGATCTTCAACAAAGGATAAAGTGTTGAAGATGTTCAAGTTGCATGGGAATTTATGGAAGCGCTACCCTTGTTTTCCTTGTGAAATGAAGGAATATTTGGCACTAGTAGATGATTCTCGCTAA